In a single window of the Saccharothrix australiensis genome:
- the rpsR gene encoding 30S ribosomal protein S18, with amino-acid sequence MAKPPVRKPKKKVCAFCKDRNAHAIDYKDTTLLRKYISDRGKIRARRVTGNCSQHQRDVAVAVKNAREMALLPYTSTAR; translated from the coding sequence ATGGCCAAGCCGCCTGTGCGCAAGCCCAAGAAGAAGGTCTGCGCGTTCTGCAAGGACCGCAACGCGCACGCGATCGACTACAAGGACACCACCCTGCTCCGGAAGTACATCTCGGACCGGGGCAAGATCCGCGCCCGCCGGGTGACCGGCAACTGCTCGCAGCACCAGCGCGACGTCGCCGTCGCGGTCAAGAACGCCCGCGAGATGGCGCTGCTGCCCTACACCTCGACCGCTCGCTGA
- the rplI gene encoding 50S ribosomal protein L9 yields the protein MKLILTADVSGLGGPGDIVEVKDGYGRNYLLPRGLAILATKGAAKQVEVIRRAQETRRVRDLDHAKEIKASLEGLGSVTLKAKAAVGSKKLFGSVTSSDVVSAVRNAGGPTLDKRAVEIGGHIKTLGKHTVSVRLHPEVTVSLAVEVAAAG from the coding sequence GTGAAGCTCATCCTCACCGCTGACGTCAGCGGCCTCGGTGGCCCCGGCGACATCGTCGAGGTCAAGGACGGCTACGGCCGGAACTACCTGCTGCCCCGCGGCCTGGCGATCCTCGCCACCAAGGGCGCGGCCAAGCAGGTCGAGGTCATCCGCCGTGCGCAGGAGACCCGCCGGGTCCGCGACCTGGACCACGCCAAGGAGATCAAGGCCAGCCTGGAGGGCCTGGGCTCCGTGACCCTCAAGGCGAAGGCCGCCGTCGGCTCGAAGAAGCTGTTCGGCTCGGTCACCTCGTCCGACGTCGTGTCCGCCGTGCGCAACGCCGGTGGCCCGACGCTGGACAAGCGCGCCGTGGAGATCGGCGGCCACATCAAGACCCTGGGCAAGCACACCGTGTCGGTGCGCCTGCACCCGGAGGTCACGGTGTCGCTGGCCGTCGAGGTCGCCGCCGCCGGCTGA